In Phaeobacter inhibens DSM 16374, the following proteins share a genomic window:
- a CDS encoding RSP_2648 family PIN domain-containing protein, whose product MKLLLDACVLYPTVMREMLLGTARIGHFTPLWSPRILEEWARAARKIGPTGEAQARGEIALITAAWPRAAITPTPAVEARLWLPDLADIHVLAAAIVGHADAVVTVNNKDFPRHTLAEEGLERIGPDQLLYDLWLKDPNGLSEVATSVLAEANRLSGGGWELRPLLKKARLPRLAKALTR is encoded by the coding sequence ATGAAACTGCTTCTGGATGCCTGCGTGCTCTATCCGACGGTGATGCGGGAGATGCTGCTGGGCACGGCCCGGATCGGCCATTTCACCCCGCTGTGGTCGCCGCGTATCCTGGAAGAATGGGCGCGGGCCGCGCGCAAGATCGGCCCCACGGGCGAGGCGCAGGCGCGGGGTGAAATCGCCCTGATTACCGCCGCTTGGCCGAGAGCAGCCATCACCCCCACACCCGCAGTAGAGGCGCGGCTCTGGTTGCCGGATCTGGCGGATATTCACGTGCTGGCGGCGGCGATTGTTGGCCATGCGGATGCGGTCGTGACGGTCAACAACAAGGATTTTCCCCGCCACACACTGGCTGAGGAAGGGCTGGAGCGGATTGGCCCAGATCAGCTGCTTTATGATCTTTGGCTGAAGGATCCCAACGGTCTGTCAGAGGTGGCAACCTCGGTGCTTGCCGAGGCCAACCGGCTCTCTGGTGGCGGCTGGGAGCTGCGTCCGCTGCTGAAAAAAGCGCGCTTGCCGCGGCTGGCCAAGGCTTTGACGCGCTGA
- a CDS encoding glutamine-synthetase adenylyltransferase, with protein sequence MGQSIEIQRLPRAFDADLGQDALALVPALHGDQARLVAGAAGSSPYLKELISREADWLAPALADPQTALAGIFADVRALAPDQLKPGLRRAKRQLALLSGLCDLAGAWDLMQVTTALTQFAELCADVAIKAEIAALIRRKKLPGLTEADVDTAGGLTLLAMGKMGAYELNYSSDIDMICLFDETRFDPDDFYEARQGMVRATRNMCTVLSERTADGYVFRTDLRLRPDPSVTPVAMAMEAAERYYESLGRTWERAAYIKARPCAGDLKAGADFLQTLRPFVWRRHLDFAAIQDAHDMRLRIRENKGTGGPLTVPGHDMKLGRGGIREIEFFTQTRQLIAGGRDESLRPRGTLDGLRALAAKDWVPQDVCDQLGAHYVAHREVEHRIQMVHDAQTHRMPQSEDGIARIACLMDRDPAALLAQTKARLQEVHELSEGFFAPDAPPEVAPQTLPDALDSDILARWPTYPALRSARGAQIFERLKPELLARLSRTAQPAEALVALDGFLAGLPAGVQLFSLFEANPQLIDLLIDIVGTSGTLASYLSRNSSVFDAVIGGSFFDDWPGREALGQLLAAVLAQEEDYETQLDATRRWCKEWHFRIGVHHLRGLIDAATAGAQYAELAEVVIAGLAPVVVQQFAQKHGPPPGRGAAVLGMGSLGAGRINALSDLDVIVIYDPGTAEASDGPRPLATRPYYARLTQALITALTARMSQGQLYEVDMRLRPSGTQGPVATSLESFCQYQRNDAWVWEHLALTRARVVAIAPLPAAAGLAQDIAAFRRTFLAAPRSRDAILPDVAKMRARLAAAKAPSGPWDAKTGAGRMMDIELIAQAGVLLSEATGQDVAAGLEGAVACGWLDAADAAELQRGYDLFWSVQTAARLVSGKAIDAQTLGEGGALFLCRSTGYADLAALEADLTARYARCGDIIAAALEREGASGHDD encoded by the coding sequence ATGGGACAGTCAATTGAAATTCAGCGCCTTCCACGGGCATTTGATGCAGATCTGGGACAGGATGCGCTGGCACTTGTGCCTGCTCTTCACGGTGATCAGGCCCGTCTGGTGGCCGGTGCGGCAGGGTCCAGCCCTTATCTGAAGGAGTTGATTAGCCGCGAGGCGGATTGGCTGGCGCCCGCGCTGGCGGACCCGCAGACAGCTCTTGCAGGCATTTTTGCGGATGTGCGGGCTTTGGCGCCAGACCAGCTGAAGCCGGGGCTGCGGCGGGCCAAGCGCCAGCTGGCGTTGCTGAGCGGGTTATGTGATCTGGCCGGGGCCTGGGATCTCATGCAGGTGACCACCGCGCTGACACAGTTTGCAGAGCTTTGCGCAGATGTTGCCATCAAGGCCGAGATCGCCGCCCTCATCCGCCGTAAGAAATTGCCGGGACTGACAGAAGCGGATGTTGACACAGCGGGCGGGCTGACTCTTTTGGCGATGGGCAAAATGGGCGCCTATGAGCTGAACTACAGCTCGGACATCGACATGATCTGCCTCTTTGATGAGACACGGTTTGACCCTGATGATTTCTATGAGGCGCGTCAGGGCATGGTTCGGGCCACCCGCAATATGTGTACGGTGCTCAGTGAGCGCACCGCTGATGGCTATGTGTTCCGCACCGACCTGCGGCTGCGGCCCGACCCGTCGGTGACGCCGGTTGCCATGGCGATGGAGGCGGCGGAGCGCTACTATGAGAGCCTTGGTCGCACTTGGGAACGGGCGGCCTACATCAAGGCGCGCCCCTGCGCCGGTGATCTGAAGGCGGGCGCGGATTTCTTGCAGACGCTGCGCCCCTTCGTCTGGCGGCGGCATTTGGATTTCGCAGCCATTCAGGATGCCCATGATATGCGTCTGCGGATCCGCGAGAACAAAGGCACCGGTGGCCCGCTGACTGTGCCCGGCCATGATATGAAGCTGGGGCGTGGTGGCATTCGCGAGATTGAGTTTTTCACCCAGACCCGGCAGCTGATCGCGGGTGGGCGTGATGAAAGCCTGCGTCCGCGCGGCACTCTGGACGGGCTGCGGGCGTTGGCCGCAAAGGATTGGGTGCCACAGGATGTCTGCGACCAGCTTGGCGCGCATTATGTCGCCCACCGAGAGGTGGAGCACCGGATCCAGATGGTGCATGACGCCCAGACTCACCGGATGCCACAGTCTGAGGATGGCATCGCCCGGATTGCCTGCCTGATGGACCGTGACCCGGCGGCGCTGCTGGCGCAGACCAAGGCGCGGTTGCAGGAGGTGCATGAGTTGAGCGAAGGGTTTTTCGCGCCGGATGCACCGCCGGAGGTTGCGCCTCAAACCCTGCCGGATGCATTGGACAGCGATATCCTGGCCCGTTGGCCCACCTATCCGGCGCTGCGCTCGGCGCGGGGGGCGCAGATCTTTGAGCGGCTGAAGCCAGAACTGCTGGCGCGGTTGTCGCGCACCGCCCAACCGGCAGAGGCCTTGGTGGCGCTGGACGGGTTTCTGGCCGGGCTGCCTGCGGGGGTGCAGCTGTTTTCGCTGTTTGAGGCCAATCCGCAGCTGATTGATCTGCTGATTGATATTGTTGGCACCTCTGGCACGCTGGCGAGCTATCTGTCGCGCAATTCCAGCGTATTTGACGCGGTGATCGGAGGGTCGTTTTTTGATGACTGGCCCGGACGTGAGGCGTTGGGTCAGTTGCTGGCGGCGGTGCTGGCGCAGGAAGAGGATTATGAGACGCAGCTGGATGCGACCAGACGCTGGTGTAAGGAATGGCATTTCCGCATCGGCGTGCACCACCTGCGCGGGTTGATTGATGCCGCAACAGCCGGGGCGCAATATGCTGAACTGGCAGAGGTTGTGATTGCTGGGCTGGCGCCGGTGGTGGTGCAGCAGTTCGCGCAAAAGCACGGCCCCCCGCCGGGGCGCGGCGCAGCCGTTCTTGGAATGGGGTCGCTGGGCGCGGGGCGGATCAATGCGCTGTCAGATCTGGACGTCATTGTGATCTATGATCCGGGAACGGCAGAGGCTTCGGACGGGCCGCGACCACTGGCGACGCGCCCCTATTATGCGCGGCTGACGCAGGCGCTGATCACGGCGCTGACGGCGCGGATGTCGCAGGGCCAGCTCTATGAGGTGGACATGCGGCTGCGCCCCTCGGGCACGCAGGGGCCGGTGGCCACCAGTCTGGAGAGCTTCTGCCAGTATCAACGCAATGACGCCTGGGTCTGGGAGCATCTGGCACTGACCCGGGCACGTGTGGTCGCAATCGCACCGCTGCCTGCGGCCGCTGGTCTGGCGCAGGATATCGCTGCGTTTCGCCGTACATTTCTAGCAGCCCCTCGCAGTCGGGATGCGATCCTGCCGGATGTCGCGAAGATGCGGGCGCGTCTCGCTGCTGCCAAGGCGCCAAGCGGCCCCTGGGACGCCAAGACTGGCGCGGGGCGGATGATGGACATCGAGCTGATCGCTCAGGCAGGGGTCTTGCTCAGCGAGGCGACCGGACAGGATGTGGCCGCTGGTCTGGAGGGCGCTGTCGCCTGTGGCTGGCTGGATGCCGCAGATGCGGCTGAATTGCAGCGCGGCTATGATCTATTCTGGTCGGTGCAGACAGCGGCGCGACTGGTTTCGGGCAAGGCCATTGATGCGCAGACCCTGGGAGAGGGCGGTGCGTTGTTTCTTTGCCGCAGCACCGGCTACGCGGATCTTGCCGCATTGGAAGCGGATTTGACGGCGCGCTACGCGCGGTGCGGTGATATCATCGCCGCCGCATTGGAGAGAGAAGGGGCCAGCGGCCATGACGACTGA
- the mazG gene encoding nucleoside triphosphate pyrophosphohydrolase: MPETNLIHNETAGIERLLEIMRRLRDPKGGCPWDIEQDFTSIAPYTIEEAYEVADAIEREAWDELKGELGDLLFQSVFHAQMAAEAGHFTFQDVVTTMSNKMVSRHPHVFGDESREKSADQQTADWEAIKAAERADKAQQGTLDGVAVGLPALLRAYKLQKRAARVGFDWPSAANVIDKIAEESAELVEARDSLSQAEVEEEFGDLMFVMANLGRHLGVEPEAALRAANAKFTRRFEGVEAKLAARGKRPENSDLAEMDALWDEVKAESRAANRTSDS; the protein is encoded by the coding sequence ATGCCCGAAACCAATCTCATCCACAATGAAACTGCCGGCATCGAACGGCTGTTGGAAATCATGCGCCGCTTGCGGGATCCAAAGGGCGGCTGCCCCTGGGATATCGAGCAGGATTTTACCAGCATCGCACCCTATACCATTGAAGAAGCTTACGAAGTTGCCGACGCGATTGAGCGTGAAGCCTGGGATGAGCTGAAGGGGGAGTTGGGCGATCTGCTGTTTCAATCGGTGTTTCATGCCCAAATGGCGGCAGAGGCCGGTCATTTCACCTTTCAGGATGTGGTCACCACCATGTCCAACAAGATGGTGTCGCGCCATCCGCATGTCTTTGGCGATGAGAGCCGCGAAAAATCCGCTGACCAGCAGACCGCCGACTGGGAGGCAATCAAGGCGGCGGAACGCGCTGACAAGGCACAACAGGGCACCTTGGATGGCGTTGCGGTCGGCCTGCCCGCCCTTCTGCGCGCTTATAAGCTGCAAAAACGCGCCGCGCGTGTCGGCTTCGACTGGCCCTCAGCAGCGAATGTGATCGACAAGATCGCCGAAGAATCTGCCGAACTGGTCGAGGCGCGCGACAGCCTGAGCCAGGCCGAGGTGGAGGAAGAGTTTGGAGACCTGATGTTTGTGATGGCCAATCTGGGCCGCCATCTGGGTGTAGAACCGGAGGCAGCGCTCCGGGCTGCCAATGCCAAGTTCACCCGCCGGTTTGAGGGCGTCGAAGCCAAGCTGGCCGCCCGTGGCAAACGCCCCGAAAACAGCGATCTGGCCGAAATGGATGCGCTTTGGGATGAGGTGAAGGCCGAGAGCCGCGCCGCCAATCGCACCAGCGACAGCTGA
- a CDS encoding RSP_2647 family RNA methyltransferase, with protein sequence MTASPSAPERARVKLKPKANARALRHGFPWVYANELVTDRRTRKLAPGTLAVLEDDGMTSMGLVAINPESKIIARMLDTDPAAEINQDWFETRLSRALALREQLYDAPYYRLAHAESDGLPGVVIDRFGDTCVVQPNAAWAEAHLDALTDALVAVTGVTTVLKNASGRARSLEGLDDVSTTLRGTTPEAPVQVTMNGATYMADLTGGQKTGLFYDQRDNHAFAAKLVKPGAKVLDVFSHVGGFGLAMLAAGAAEATCVDGSAPALDLAREGAAASDFADRFAARQGDAFEVLTQLAEEGVQFDVVICDPPAFAPSKQALEAGLRAYERIAKLAAPLVAPGGYLGLCSCSHAADLSRFRNASARGIGRGGRRSQLLHTGYAGADHPQLPQLAESGYLKAVFFRLD encoded by the coding sequence ATGACAGCTTCTCCCTCCGCGCCCGAGCGCGCCCGCGTAAAACTGAAACCCAAAGCCAATGCCCGCGCTCTGCGTCACGGCTTCCCATGGGTCTATGCCAATGAGCTGGTCACCGACCGGCGTACCCGCAAGCTGGCCCCCGGCACGCTCGCGGTGCTGGAAGATGACGGCATGACGTCGATGGGTCTGGTCGCGATCAACCCCGAGAGCAAGATCATCGCGCGCATGCTGGACACGGATCCGGCGGCTGAGATCAACCAGGATTGGTTCGAGACCCGCCTGAGCCGCGCACTGGCGTTGCGCGAACAGCTTTATGATGCGCCCTATTACCGGCTGGCCCATGCCGAATCCGACGGCTTGCCCGGCGTGGTGATCGACCGGTTTGGCGATACCTGCGTGGTGCAGCCCAATGCAGCCTGGGCCGAGGCCCATCTCGATGCGCTGACCGACGCGCTGGTTGCGGTCACCGGGGTCACCACCGTTCTGAAAAACGCCTCCGGCAGGGCGCGCAGCCTGGAAGGGCTGGATGATGTCAGCACAACCCTGCGCGGCACGACCCCGGAGGCCCCGGTGCAGGTCACGATGAATGGCGCGACCTATATGGCGGATCTGACCGGCGGGCAGAAAACCGGGTTGTTCTACGACCAGCGCGACAACCACGCCTTTGCTGCGAAACTGGTGAAACCCGGTGCCAAGGTGCTCGACGTGTTTTCCCACGTGGGTGGCTTTGGTCTGGCGATGCTGGCTGCGGGTGCTGCAGAGGCAACCTGCGTTGATGGCTCCGCCCCGGCGCTGGACCTGGCTCGCGAAGGGGCTGCGGCCAGTGATTTTGCGGATCGGTTCGCGGCGCGGCAGGGCGATGCCTTTGAGGTGTTGACACAGCTGGCCGAGGAAGGCGTGCAGTTTGACGTGGTGATTTGTGATCCGCCCGCCTTTGCCCCGTCGAAACAAGCACTTGAGGCGGGCCTGCGCGCCTATGAGCGGATTGCCAAACTGGCTGCGCCGCTGGTGGCTCCGGGTGGGTATCTGGGCCTCTGCTCTTGTTCCCATGCCGCTGATCTTAGCCGCTTCCGCAATGCTTCTGCGCGCGGGATCGGGCGCGGTGGGCGGCGCAGCCAGCTGCTGCACACCGGATATGCGGGTGCAGATCATCCGCAGCTGCCTCAACTGGCTGAAAGCGGCTATCTGAAGGCCGTTTTCTTCCGGCTCGACTGA
- a CDS encoding M48 family metallopeptidase, with translation MLRLTPILLAVIYGLVMYRLSVWRTHRALDQQSTELADARLRQLTDRMAAALGITHIPVYIYEVDPVNGLAAPDGRIFITRGFYRKYRSGEVSDAELASVIAHELGHVALGHAKKRMIDFSGQNALRTALMLIIGRFVPFVGPWIANVLTSLLAARLSRSDEYEADEYAAALLTKSGIGIAPQKSLFRKLEDLTQARSGMAPAWLMSHPKTEERIAALDRLEAKWDGPKA, from the coding sequence ATGTTGCGTTTGACCCCCATCCTTCTGGCCGTGATCTACGGGTTGGTGATGTATCGCCTGTCGGTCTGGCGCACCCATCGCGCCCTTGACCAGCAATCCACCGAGTTAGCCGACGCCCGCCTGCGTCAGTTGACCGACCGCATGGCAGCGGCTCTCGGGATCACTCATATCCCGGTCTATATCTACGAGGTCGATCCGGTAAACGGGCTGGCCGCACCTGATGGCCGGATTTTCATCACCCGCGGGTTTTATCGCAAATACCGCAGTGGCGAGGTCAGCGACGCCGAACTGGCCTCGGTCATCGCCCATGAGCTGGGCCATGTGGCACTGGGACACGCCAAAAAGCGCATGATCGATTTCTCTGGACAGAACGCTCTGCGCACCGCCCTGATGCTGATCATCGGTCGCTTTGTGCCCTTTGTCGGGCCGTGGATCGCCAATGTGCTCACCTCGCTTTTGGCCGCCCGGTTGTCGCGCAGCGATGAGTATGAGGCTGACGAATATGCGGCCGCCTTGCTGACCAAATCCGGCATTGGAATCGCGCCGCAAAAGAGCCTGTTTCGTAAGCTGGAAGATCTGACACAGGCCCGCAGCGGCATGGCTCCCGCCTGGCTGATGAGCCACCCGAAGACCGAGGAGCGCATCGCCGCCCTCGACCGGTTGGAAGCAAAGTGGGACGGCCCCAAAGCATAA
- a CDS encoding LLM class flavin-dependent oxidoreductase, with amino-acid sequence MRYSVLDLAPVPEGQTIAQSLRNSTELAQRAESWGYHRYWLAEHHNMPGIASAATAVLIGHIAAQTRSIRVGAGGIMLPNHAPYMVAEAFGTLASLHGDRIDLGLGRAPGTDMQTARALRRGMAHDHASGDSFPQDVIDLMGFLGADDPSRAVRAFPGQDTHVPVWMLGSSLYGAQLAAHLGLPYAFASHFAPAALEEALEVYRRQFQPSANLSAPHTMMAINVFAAESDDEGRRLRTTMQQAFARLRLGKPGKLPAPVDDITDHIPAPVLSGVNEALRISATGSKDTVRAELSSILERYRPDEVIITGQIHDHAARLRSFEIAADILSSV; translated from the coding sequence ATGCGCTACTCTGTTCTTGACCTTGCTCCCGTGCCCGAAGGCCAGACGATTGCCCAGTCCTTGCGCAATAGCACCGAGCTGGCCCAGCGGGCTGAAAGCTGGGGCTATCACCGCTATTGGCTGGCCGAACATCACAACATGCCGGGCATCGCAAGTGCCGCGACGGCAGTGCTGATTGGCCATATCGCCGCGCAGACCCGCTCAATCCGGGTCGGGGCTGGCGGCATCATGCTGCCCAATCATGCACCCTATATGGTCGCGGAGGCCTTTGGCACGCTGGCAAGCCTGCATGGCGACCGGATTGATCTGGGATTAGGCCGCGCGCCCGGAACTGATATGCAGACGGCGCGCGCCTTGCGCCGGGGCATGGCCCATGACCATGCCTCCGGTGACAGCTTCCCGCAGGATGTCATTGATCTGATGGGTTTTCTGGGCGCTGATGATCCATCGCGCGCGGTGCGCGCCTTCCCGGGACAGGACACCCATGTGCCGGTCTGGATGCTCGGCTCCAGCCTCTATGGCGCGCAGCTGGCGGCGCATCTCGGGCTGCCCTATGCTTTTGCCTCGCATTTCGCCCCTGCGGCGCTGGAAGAGGCGCTGGAGGTCTACCGCCGCCAGTTCCAGCCCTCTGCCAACCTCTCTGCCCCCCATACGATGATGGCGATCAATGTCTTTGCCGCCGAGAGCGACGACGAGGGCCGCCGCCTGCGAACCACGATGCAGCAGGCCTTCGCCCGGTTGCGTCTTGGAAAGCCAGGCAAATTGCCCGCGCCGGTGGATGACATCACTGACCACATCCCCGCGCCGGTGCTCTCAGGCGTGAATGAGGCGCTGCGCATTTCAGCCACGGGGAGCAAGGACACCGTGCGCGCAGAACTCTCATCCATTCTTGAGCGCTATCGCCCCGATGAGGTGATCATCACGGGGCAGATCCATGACCATGCGGCACGGCTCAGATCCTTTGAAATTGCCGCTGACATCCTGAGCAGCGTTTAA